The sequence AGGAGTGAAGGTAATCTACGTTCCTGCTAGAGACACGTCAAAACGGTGCTCAATATGCGGGTACAAGACCCTAGAGAACACCAGACGAAGACTATGGTGTCCACACTGTGGAGCCACGCTAGACAGGGACGAGAACGCGGCCAGGAACATAGCCGCGGGAGGGCTGAGGTTCAGCCCCAACGGGCCTCCAGGTGAAGCAATGGTAGAGGAACAGGAACCGGAGAACACGACCCTAATCCTCAAAGTCGATGGAGGCAAGCAAAGTCAATCATTCGACGAAGACTTGGCAGAACCTTAGAAACAAAAGAGTCGAAGATGGATTTTTCCGAAGGTAAGAGCTAAAGCGACATCGCACTTTGGAAGCGCCGAGGGGCTGTCGGATAGCCAGGTCTAGAGGACAAGATTTCCTCGATGCGTCCGGACAATCCGCGTGGCTTGGGAGCGATGCTGTCGCGCCAGGAACCCACGAAATCGCAGGTTCAAATCCTGCCAGCCCCACCACTACCTCCTTTCTTCATAGTCCGCAGCAAGCATGGGTGACTTACAAAGGCCTCGGATACTCTGGCTCTTTGTCGATCGATTCAGATACGCTTATGAGCTGTCCTGCGAATTTCATCTTCAATGCCGAGCAAAGCGGTAACTGACAAGATCAAGAATCAGGCCGTGCCAGCATTAGCGGTCCATGATGCTGAGCACGCGCTAGCCTTCTACGCAAAGGCATTCGGTGCAAAGGAGGTTTCTGAGCGGATGCCGTGGGAGGGAAGGATTGGTCACGCGGAGTTTGAGATCGAAGGCGCGCGCGTAATGCTGGCCGATGAGTTCCCGACTTACAACAAGAGTCCTAAGACTCTTGGCGGAACACCTGTCATCATTCATGTCAACGTGAAGGATGTTGATTCGTTTTTCAAACGGGCAGTTGCGGCCGGGGTGACGGTACTTCAGCCCATCAAAAGTGAGCCATATGGAAGAATCTGCAAGCTAGAAGACCCGTTCGGGCACCAGTGGTTCTTCAACACTGCACCTGCCCTGCGCAAATGAAAATGACTGCAACCGTGATGATAGTTACTTGCCTAGGTAGTACGCACCGATCAGAGCTATCACAAGCAATACGCCAAGCGCCATATAGCCGAAGTATCTAGCGAACATTTCTTGTGCAGAAGCGGTTGACCTGTCGCTTCCCAGTGGAGAAGTGGTATGCGGCTATTTGGGCATAGCGTCTACAGATGGACCCAATTGTATGAGTTTGTAATATTCAGTGTCCACTCACGCGACGTGTGGACTCGGCGGACTTTGTTGCTGCAAAAAGAGCTGGTAAGGATACGAGAACTGTCGAGTGAAGCTAGGCCGTTATGGAACCCTTTTTCTCCGGTACTGGAATGAGTAGGATCAGTAGTGTACTGCCGCCAACAATTCCAGTGAAGTAAATGTAAAAGCACGGTTTGGCCAATACTTGCCAGTCGATACTTGGTCCAGTTGAAACGCCGCTAGAGTCGCAACCGTATGGAGTCTGGTACGTAACAGCGCCGTATGTGATGGATGCAACTATTGCGATGGCGAGAATAATCAGGATCGTTCTTCGACGAGTTGGCATTCTCGTCATGCGCATCATGCGCAGTAGAGTCTGTCCGATGTTTTATCAATTTACTAAGGATCGGGTCCTCAGCGGACTACTGTCCATGTGAACTGATTGGCTCGCGCTGTGGCGAAGATAATCGAATAACTGTATCCCGACATGAACGTGAAAGGATTGCCGGTAAGCGTGCAGCCTGGGCAGCTCGACCCGATGTTGACGGTTACTACGGCGACGGCGTTCGGGGCTATGGTCGGCCCAGCAAAGGTCGCGAGCGAGTAGGTGTCGCCTGACGCATCTCTCACGTAATAGCTTACAAGCTGAACCGAAACTGTTCCAGTATTCCGAATGTACATGATGACGCTTGTGCTACCCGGAAAGGAGAATGAATCCAGATTAAGAGATTCCTGAGCTGAGATCGAAAAACTGTAAGCGAACTGGTTCCCATAGCTCGTAA is a genomic window of Candidatus Bathyarchaeia archaeon containing:
- a CDS encoding transposase, which encodes GVKVIYVPARDTSKRCSICGYKTLENTRRRLWCPHCGATLDRDENAARNIAAGGLRFSPNGPPGEAMVEEQEPENTTLILKVDGGKQSQSFDEDLAEP
- a CDS encoding VOC family protein; translated protein: MPSKAVTDKIKNQAVPALAVHDAEHALAFYAKAFGAKEVSERMPWEGRIGHAEFEIEGARVMLADEFPTYNKSPKTLGGTPVIIHVNVKDVDSFFKRAVAAGVTVLQPIKSEPYGRICKLEDPFGHQWFFNTAPALRK